The Odocoileus virginianus isolate 20LAN1187 ecotype Illinois chromosome 12, Ovbor_1.2, whole genome shotgun sequence genome has a segment encoding these proteins:
- the TLR2 gene encoding toll-like receptor 2 isoform X1 — MPRALWTAWVWAVISLSTEGASDKASSLSCDPVGVCDGHSRSLNSIPSGLTAGVKSLDLSNNEITYVGNRDLQRCVNLKTLRLGANEIHTVEEDSFFHLRSLEYLDLSYNHLSNLSSSWFRSLYVLKFLNLLGNLYKTLGEASLFSHLPNLRTLKVGNSNSFTEIHEQDFAGLTFLEELEINAQNLQMYAPKSLKSIQNISRLILHLKQPVLLLDILVDIVSSLDYLELSNTNLHTFHFSEASISQMNTSVKKLIFRNVQFTDESFVEVVKLFNYVSGILEVEFDDCTHDGIGDFRTLDRIRYLGNVETLTIRKLHIPQFFLFYDLSSIYSLTGRVRRVTIENSKVFLVPCLLSQHLKSLEYLDLSENLMSEETLKNSACENAWPFLQTLVLRQNRLKSLEKTGELLLTLKNLTNLDISKNNFLSMPETCQWPGRMKQLNLSSTRIHSLTQCLPQTLEVLDVSNNNLDSFSLILPQLKELYISRNKLKTLPDASFLPVLSIMRISRNIINSFSKEQLDSFQQLKTLEAGGNSFICSCDFLAFTQGQQALARVLADWPDDYRCDSPSHVRGQRVQDARLSLSECHRAAVVSAVCCALFLLLLLTGVLCHRLHGLWYMKMMWAWLQAKRKPRKAPRRDVCYDAFVSYSERDSYWVENLMVQELEHFNPPFKLCLHKRDFVPGKWIIDNIIDSIEKSHKTIFVLSENFVKSEWCKYELDFSHFRLFDENNDAAILILLEPIDKKAIPQRFCKLRKIMNTKTYLEWPTDETQQEGFWLNLRAAIRS; from the coding sequence ATCAGCCTGTCCACAGAAGGAGCCTCTGATAAGGCTTCTTCTCTGTCTTGTGACCCAGTTGGTGTCTGCGATGGCCATTCCAGATCTTTAAACTCCATCCCCTCTGGTCTCACGGCAGGTGTGAAAAGCCTTGACCTGTCCAACAATGAGATCACCTATGTCGGCAACAGAGACCTGCAGAGGTGTGTGAACCTGAAGACTCTGAGGCTGGGGGCCAATGAAATTCATACAGTGgaggaagattctttttttcacCTGAGGAGTCTTGAATATTTGGACTTATCCTATAATCACTTATCTAACTTATCATCCTCCTGGTTCAGGTCCCTTtatgtcttgaaattcttaaacTTACTGGGAAATTTATACAAAACACTTGGAGAAGCATCTCTTTTTTCTCATCTCCCAAATCTGCGGACCCTGAAAGTAGGAAATAGTAACAGCTTCACTGAGATTCATGAACAGGATTTCGCTGGACTGACTTTTCTTGAGGAGCTTGAGATCAATGCTCAAAATCTGCAGATGTATGCGCCAAAGAGTTTAAAGTCAATCCAGAACATTAGCCGTCTGATTCTTCATCTGAAGCAGCCTGTTTTACTCCTGGACATTCTTGTAGATATTGTAAGTTCCTTAGATTATTTAGAACTGAGCAATACTAATTTGCACACTTTCCATTTTTCAGAAGCATCCATCAGTCAAATGAATACATCAGTTAAAAAGCTTATATTTAGAAATGTGCAATTCACCGACGAAAGTTTTGTTGAAGTTGTCAAACTGTTTAACTATGTTTCTGGGATCTTAGAAGTAGAGTTTGATGACTGTACCCATGATGGAATTGGCGATTTTAGAACACTGGACAGAATTAGATACCTAGGGAACGTGGAAACGCTGACAATACGGAAGTTGCACATTCcacagtttttcttattttatgatcTGAGTAGCATATATTCACTCACAGGCAGAGTTAGAAGAGTCACGATAGAGAACAGCAAGGTGTTTCTGGTTCCCTGTTTACTTTCGCAACATTTAAAGTCATTAGAATATCTGGATCTCAGTGAAAACTTAATGTCTGAAGAAACCTTGAAAAACTCAGCCTGTGAGAATGCCTGGCCCTTCCTTCAAACCTTGGTTTTAAGGCAGAATCGTTTGAAATCACTAGAAAAAACTGGAGAACTTTTGCTTACTCTGAAAAATTTGACTAACCTTGATATCAGtaagaataattttctttcaatGCCTGAAACTTGTCAGTGGCCAGGAAGAATGAAACAGTTGAACTTATCCAGCACAAGGATACATAGTTTAACCCAGTGCCTTCCCCAGACCCTGGAAGTTTTAGATGTTAGCAATAACAATCTCgattcattttctttgattttgccGCAACTCAAAGAACTTTATATTTCCAGAAATAAGTTGAAGACTCTACCAGATGCCTCCTTCTTACCCGTGTTATCAATTATGAGAATTAGcagaaatataataaatagttTCTCGAAGGAACAACTTGATTCTTTTCAACAACTGAAGACTTTGGAGGCCGGTGGCAACAGCTTCATTTGCTCCTGTGACTTCCTGGCCTTCACGCAGGGGCAGCAGGCACTGGCCCGCGTCCTGGCCGACTGGCCGGATGACTACCGCTGCGACTCTCCCTCCCACGTGCGGGGCCAGCGGGTGCAGGACGCCCGGCTCTCCCTTTCTGAGTGCCACAGGGCGGCCGTGGTGTCCGCCGTGTGCTGTGCCCTCTTCCTGTTGCTCCTGCTCACAGGGGTTCTGTGTCACCGTCTCCACGGACTGTGGTACATGAAGATGATGTGGGCCTGGCTGCAGGCCAAGAGGAAGCCCAGGAAGGCTCCCCGCAGGGACGTCTGCTACGACGCCTTTGTGTCCTACAGTGAGCGGGATTCCTACTGGGTGGAGAACCTCATGGTCCAGGAGCTGGAGCACTTCAACCCTCCCTTTAAGCTGTGTCTTCATAAGCGAGACTTCGTTCCTGGCAAGTGGATTATTGACAACATCATTGACTCCATCGAAAAGAGCCACAAAACCATCTTTGTGCTTTCGGAGAACTTTGTGAAGAGCGAGTGGTGCAAGTATGAGCTGGACTTCTCCCATTTCCGTCTCTTTGATGAGAACAATGATGCTGCCATTCTGATTCTGCTGGAGCCGATTGACAAGAAGGCCATCCCCCAGCGCTTCTGTAAGCTGCGGAAGATCATGAACACCAAGACCTACCTGGAGTGGCCCACGGATGAGACTCAGCAGGAAGGGTTTTGGTTAAATTTGAGAGCTGCAATAAGGTCCTAG
- the TLR2 gene encoding toll-like receptor 2 isoform X2 translates to MTSELEEEAGQVTLRKTQEAKSNHWTMPRALWTAWVWAVISLSTEGASDKASSLSCDPVGVCDGHSRSLNSIPSGLTAGVKSLDLSNNEITYVGNRDLQRCVNLKTLRLGANEIHTVEEDSFFHLRSLEYLDLSYNHLSNLSSSWFRSLYVLKFLNLLGNLYKTLGEASLFSHLPNLRTLKVGNSNSFTEIHEQDFAGLTFLEELEINAQNLQMYAPKSLKSIQNISRLILHLKQPVLLLDILVDIVSSLDYLELSNTNLHTFHFSEASISQMNTSVKKLIFRNVQFTDESFVEVVKLFNYVSGILEVEFDDCTHDGIGDFRTLDRIRYLGNVETLTIRKLHIPQFFLFYDLSSIYSLTGRVRRVTIENSKVFLVPCLLSQHLKSLEYLDLSENLMSEETLKNSACENAWPFLQTLVLRQNRLKSLEKTGELLLTLKNLTNLDISKNNFLSMPETCQWPGRMKQLNLSSTRIHSLTQCLPQTLEVLDVSNNNLDSFSLILPQLKELYISRNKLKTLPDASFLPVLSIMRISRNIINSFSKEQLDSFQQLKTLEAGGNSFICSCDFLAFTQGQQALARVLADWPDDYRCDSPSHVRGQRVQDARLSLSECHRAAVVSAVCCALFLLLLLTGVLCHRLHGLWYMKMMWAWLQAKRKPRKAPRRDVCYDAFVSYSERDSYWVENLMVQELEHFNPPFKLCLHKRDFVPGKWIIDNIIDSIEKSHKTIFVLSENFVKSEWCKYELDFSHFRLFDENNDAAILILLEPIDKKAIPQRFCKLRKIMNTKTYLEWPTDETQQEGFWLNLRAAIRS, encoded by the coding sequence ATCAGCCTGTCCACAGAAGGAGCCTCTGATAAGGCTTCTTCTCTGTCTTGTGACCCAGTTGGTGTCTGCGATGGCCATTCCAGATCTTTAAACTCCATCCCCTCTGGTCTCACGGCAGGTGTGAAAAGCCTTGACCTGTCCAACAATGAGATCACCTATGTCGGCAACAGAGACCTGCAGAGGTGTGTGAACCTGAAGACTCTGAGGCTGGGGGCCAATGAAATTCATACAGTGgaggaagattctttttttcacCTGAGGAGTCTTGAATATTTGGACTTATCCTATAATCACTTATCTAACTTATCATCCTCCTGGTTCAGGTCCCTTtatgtcttgaaattcttaaacTTACTGGGAAATTTATACAAAACACTTGGAGAAGCATCTCTTTTTTCTCATCTCCCAAATCTGCGGACCCTGAAAGTAGGAAATAGTAACAGCTTCACTGAGATTCATGAACAGGATTTCGCTGGACTGACTTTTCTTGAGGAGCTTGAGATCAATGCTCAAAATCTGCAGATGTATGCGCCAAAGAGTTTAAAGTCAATCCAGAACATTAGCCGTCTGATTCTTCATCTGAAGCAGCCTGTTTTACTCCTGGACATTCTTGTAGATATTGTAAGTTCCTTAGATTATTTAGAACTGAGCAATACTAATTTGCACACTTTCCATTTTTCAGAAGCATCCATCAGTCAAATGAATACATCAGTTAAAAAGCTTATATTTAGAAATGTGCAATTCACCGACGAAAGTTTTGTTGAAGTTGTCAAACTGTTTAACTATGTTTCTGGGATCTTAGAAGTAGAGTTTGATGACTGTACCCATGATGGAATTGGCGATTTTAGAACACTGGACAGAATTAGATACCTAGGGAACGTGGAAACGCTGACAATACGGAAGTTGCACATTCcacagtttttcttattttatgatcTGAGTAGCATATATTCACTCACAGGCAGAGTTAGAAGAGTCACGATAGAGAACAGCAAGGTGTTTCTGGTTCCCTGTTTACTTTCGCAACATTTAAAGTCATTAGAATATCTGGATCTCAGTGAAAACTTAATGTCTGAAGAAACCTTGAAAAACTCAGCCTGTGAGAATGCCTGGCCCTTCCTTCAAACCTTGGTTTTAAGGCAGAATCGTTTGAAATCACTAGAAAAAACTGGAGAACTTTTGCTTACTCTGAAAAATTTGACTAACCTTGATATCAGtaagaataattttctttcaatGCCTGAAACTTGTCAGTGGCCAGGAAGAATGAAACAGTTGAACTTATCCAGCACAAGGATACATAGTTTAACCCAGTGCCTTCCCCAGACCCTGGAAGTTTTAGATGTTAGCAATAACAATCTCgattcattttctttgattttgccGCAACTCAAAGAACTTTATATTTCCAGAAATAAGTTGAAGACTCTACCAGATGCCTCCTTCTTACCCGTGTTATCAATTATGAGAATTAGcagaaatataataaatagttTCTCGAAGGAACAACTTGATTCTTTTCAACAACTGAAGACTTTGGAGGCCGGTGGCAACAGCTTCATTTGCTCCTGTGACTTCCTGGCCTTCACGCAGGGGCAGCAGGCACTGGCCCGCGTCCTGGCCGACTGGCCGGATGACTACCGCTGCGACTCTCCCTCCCACGTGCGGGGCCAGCGGGTGCAGGACGCCCGGCTCTCCCTTTCTGAGTGCCACAGGGCGGCCGTGGTGTCCGCCGTGTGCTGTGCCCTCTTCCTGTTGCTCCTGCTCACAGGGGTTCTGTGTCACCGTCTCCACGGACTGTGGTACATGAAGATGATGTGGGCCTGGCTGCAGGCCAAGAGGAAGCCCAGGAAGGCTCCCCGCAGGGACGTCTGCTACGACGCCTTTGTGTCCTACAGTGAGCGGGATTCCTACTGGGTGGAGAACCTCATGGTCCAGGAGCTGGAGCACTTCAACCCTCCCTTTAAGCTGTGTCTTCATAAGCGAGACTTCGTTCCTGGCAAGTGGATTATTGACAACATCATTGACTCCATCGAAAAGAGCCACAAAACCATCTTTGTGCTTTCGGAGAACTTTGTGAAGAGCGAGTGGTGCAAGTATGAGCTGGACTTCTCCCATTTCCGTCTCTTTGATGAGAACAATGATGCTGCCATTCTGATTCTGCTGGAGCCGATTGACAAGAAGGCCATCCCCCAGCGCTTCTGTAAGCTGCGGAAGATCATGAACACCAAGACCTACCTGGAGTGGCCCACGGATGAGACTCAGCAGGAAGGGTTTTGGTTAAATTTGAGAGCTGCAATAAGGTCCTAG